A section of the Daphnia magna isolate NIES unplaced genomic scaffold, ASM2063170v1.1 Dm_contigs131, whole genome shotgun sequence genome encodes:
- the LOC116934295 gene encoding uncharacterized protein LOC116934295, protein MEGLDAVKQLLEPGDFMTKIDLKDAYLFIPVLKEHKKFLRFCWGDKKFQFTCLPFGLSAAPRVFTKVMKVVMGHLRSKGIRRIIYLDDILILSRSFSEALDHCAVVAETLTSLGFVINEAKSIKQPVQRIDYLGVVVDSTKLSFALPQEKMDQVLKLCKKALGSKDITLRDISKILGNFAWAIHSIPFAQMHYRQIQDFHIQQLHKWDRDLSKRIILPAEARSNLDWWINNLQIVNGKPFFPRSLHLKIYSDASLSGWGAVCDDVRTRGPWTAADRNRHINELEILAAFHAVKSFAGSSSKIAIKLYLDNSTAVCYINKGGGTRSIGLSILANLLNSFCEERSISLEAFFLPGKLNVEADEESRAASDSSDWMLCRRSFQAIDNIWATDVDLFSASWNHHHDRFISWRPQPGAWAVNAFSKNWGEFKAYAFPPFSMISRCLAKVKAEEARLLLICPVWPSQIWFPSLLELACDTPRILPPKSDILLSAQGDYHPLVEKSQLLLSAWMLSGQACQTKAFRQKWSTFCWQEAVQPRILHTRPPGTLGQIGVLNSIPIPCLAL, encoded by the coding sequence atggaaggCCTCGACGCAGTCAAGCAACTTTTAGAACCGGGAGACTTTATGACCAAAATAGACCTTAAAGACGCCTATTTGTTCATCCCGGTGCTAAAAgagcacaaaaaatttctCCGTTTTTGTTGGGGggataaaaaatttcaatttactTGCCTCCCATTCGGACTGTCGGCCGCACCGAGGGTATTCACTAAGGTTATGAAGGTAGTCATGGGCCATCTTAGATCAAAAGGAATCAGGCGAATCATCTACCTTGACGACATCCTGATTCTGAGCCGTTCCTTTTCGGAAGCGTTAGACCACTGCGCAGTGGTGGCGGAAACGCTGACCTCACTTGGTTTCGTTATTAACGAAGCAAAATCAATCAAGCAGCCAGTCCAACGCATAGACTATCTAGGTGTAGTGGTAGATTCCACCAAACTTTCCTTCGCGCTCCCCCAGGAAAAAATGGACCAGGTTTTGAAACTCTGCAAAAAGGCGCTCGGAAGTAAAGATATCACTTTAAGGGATATCTCTAAAATTTTAGGCAACTTCGCGTGGGCCATCCATTCCATTCCTTTTGCGCAGATGCACTACAGACAAATTCAGGATTTCCATATACAACAATTGCACAAATGGGACCGTGATTTGTCAAAAAGAATTATACTCCCGGCGGAAGCGCGGAGCAACTTGGATTGGTGGATTAACAACTTGCAAATTGTAAACGGAAAACCTTTTTTCCCACGCTcccttcatttaaaaatctatTCAGACGCATCACTGTCAGGGTGGGGCGCTGTTTGCGACGACGTTAGAACCAGAGGTCCGTGGACCGCAGCAGATAGAAATCGCCACATTAACGAGCTCGAAATCTTGGCTGCTTTTCACGCAGTCAAGTCATTCGCCGGCAGTTCATCGAAAATCGCAATCAAACTCTACCTTGATAATAGCACGGCCGTTTGCTATATCAACAAGGGGGGCGGCACAAGATCGATTGGTCTATCGATTCTGGCTAATCTGCTCAACTCATTCTGTGAGGAACGCAGCATTTCGCTCGAAGCATTTTTTCTTCCGGGGAAACTTAATGTCGAGGCGGACGAAGAGTCGAGAGCGGCGTCAGACAGTAGCGACTGGATGCTTTGCCGTCGATCCTTCCAGGCGATCGATAACATATGGGCGACAGACGTCGACTTGTTTTCGGCAAGTTGGAACCACCATCATGACCGCTTCATTTCTTGGCGGCCTCAACCGGGAGCATGGGCAGTCAATGCTTTTTCGAAGAACTGGGGAGAGTTTAAAGCTTACGCCTTTCCCCCCTTCTCTATGATCTCCCGTTGCCTGGCCAAAGTGAAAGCGGAAGAAGCAAGACTGCTTCTCATCTGCCCAGTATGGCCCAGCCAAATTTGGTTCCCGTCGCTGCTGGAATTAGCGTGCGATACCCCGCGCATCCTCCCGCCCAAATCTGATATTTTGCTTTCAGCCCAGGGCGACTACCATCCACTGGTAGAGAAAAGTCAGCTTCTTCTATCCGCCTGGATGTTATCAGGACAAGCCTGTCAGACCAAGGCCTTCCGTCAAAAGTGGTCGACCTTTTGCTGGCAGGAAGCCGTCCAGCCACGAATACTGCATACCAGGCCGCCTGGCACTCTTGGTCAGATTGGTGTGCTGAACAGCATACCAATCCCATGTCTAGCACTTTGA
- the LOC116933219 gene encoding uncharacterized protein LOC116933219 codes for MANAIAAAAAAAAAAAHQAPPVNPPRAFKPYGSPPPFDLEAERDSFPVWEERWNIFLALSTIDEVLDAAARPAYKTNQLKSCLSTATLQAVLSAGLTSAQLADHLEIINLLRTRCNAGRNRHVWRHQFALCFQLPNQSADNWLCNLRDISRKCDFGSDCCARCEPTRILGQLISGVADNTVRIKLLELGDALTLDQAASLQQSDHAINAIRRSAYKSSKSPTRDDKQTRFASDNKSRGRTSAPCRYCGGPRRHGTTQCPAFGKICDNCGKDNHFASVCESEPKKVGSIHVQRVAAITEEESVAISIAAHPNGPTVTTRGLPDTGSQLDAIPHSLYRISFPDIPLRPGVAARTATGNAITCVGSFAATVDWLADDGVSRPVATTLYVLEDLQQPVLCSETQRKLGMLHSKYPHARINHITSRPTFQPSEAQKEADLASLMAEAPRVFDGVCRVMAGPPCHFVLKEGAVPLKIRGSRPISEPLRIPFRDELANQLKQGIIRKVRPEEVTPWIHRVVVVPKKQGGIRFCPDYRPINKFLIGSKFDNPTPFQSVRSIPQGMNFFTVVDALKSYHQCALDEESMALTTFSTPEGLYQYTRLPMGICHAGDDYGRRFSDIFGHIPNTARCMEDLVIYSRTYEEHVDLLRILFKTANDNNVSFNKRKTVYAKTTAIFAGYEISANGFRPNPELTRAIREFPRPSNVTDLRSFYGLCQQVGNFSDKIAAALAPLSPLLKKNIAWEWSADHEQAFGAARSTLAIVPDLAFYDPGHPTSLAVDASLLNGLEFILKQQNESGTWHVVQAGSRFLRPPETRYAMIELECLATSWGMKQSRQFIEGLPNFDLVTDHRPLVPILNDYALDKLDNPRLLRLRLQMARYNFTARWVPGNCNIEADALSRSPISPGTPADELGEGPQTFTARIAMIGAIAESPATNIDITLEKVKLAATADPVLVALRTTIREGFPNEKSNLPLALRPYWDARHQLAIDDADDMLVYGARIVLPRSMVKETIQTLVGMHQGASKMRQRARLSLYWPHMDVDIAHAAASCEECVSQLPSLPAESLQHHEPATRPFEFLHADLGEVEGRHFLVIVDQFSGWPAVIMFADKNTLARRLINAFRTFFTDTGGAPVKIYADNSPFGAAELQSFLRDWGVSFGSSSPHYHQSNGWAEAAIKSMKKLVIGSRTGGQPDPDKLAKAILLFRNAPRYGGASPAQLVFNRPIRDSLPAHRRSFAPEWQRAADVLDQRMHRALALTTSRYNATAHHLAAFPLGAHVLVQHHATKRWDTPAVVVEVGDNRDYIVKTESGRLYRRNRRLLRQRMVVMPGTAVPTNVPAQIAPAPAPEPDIEQHQRQQRWPRNYGPATRRSARTHSAPLRYPV; via the exons ATGGCCAACGCaatagcagcagcagccgcagcagcagccgcagcAGCCCATCAAGCACCACCAGTCAATCCACCAAGGGCTTTTAAGCCTTACGGCTCACCACCACCGTTCGACCTGGAAGCTGAACGCGATTCCTTTCCGGTATGGGAAGAAAGATGGAACATCTTTTTGGCTCTGTCCACAATAGATGAAGTACTCGACGCTGCCGCACGCCCCGCCTACAAAACGAACCAACTGAAATCGTGCCTGTCAACCGCTACGTTGCAGGCCGTCCTATCAGCGGGGCTTACGTCAGCCCAACTGGCAGACCATCTTGAAATCATCAACCTTCTCCGCACCCGCTGCAACGCCGGTCGAAATCGGCACGTATGGCGACACCAGTTTGCGTTATGCTTCCAGCTGCCCAATCAATCAGCGGATAACTGGTTATGCAACCTTCGCGACATCAGCCGCAAATGCGACTTTGGATCAGACTGCTGTGCCCGCTGCGAACCAACTCGCATCTTGGGCCAACTGATTTCCGGCGTAGCAGACAACACAGTCCGCATCAAGCTATTAGAACTAGGTGACGCACTTACCCTCGATCAG GCCGCGTCACTTCAACAAAGCGACCACGCTATCAACGCTATCCGACGCTCCGCTTATAAATCCAGCAAGTCACCAACACGCGACGACAAACAGACACGCTTTGCATCGGACAACAAGTCTCGCGGCCGTACGTCAGCTCCATGCCGATATTGTGGCGGGCCCCGACGACACGGCACAACTCAGTGCCCGGCGTTCGGGAAAATCTGCGACAATTGCGGAAAAGACAATCACTTTGCATCGGTTTGTGAGAGCGAACCCAAGAAGGTGGGTAGCATTCACGTTCAACGAGTGGCAGCGATCACCGAGGAGGAGTCAGTGGCCATTAGCATCGCGGCCCATCCAAATGGGCCAACAGTGACCACCCGAGGGCTACCAGACACCGGATCTCAATTAGATGCCATCCCACACTCTCTCTACCGTATTTCATTCCCAGATATTCCACTCCGCCCAGGGGTTGCAGCTCGCACCGCCACGGGAAACGCTATCACTTGCGTCGGATCATTCGCCGCAACAGTCGATTGGCTAGCAGATGACGGGGTGTCCCGCCCGGTCGCCACCACCCTATACGTGCTGGAAGACCTACAACAGCCAGTACTCTGCTCAGAGACTCAGAGAAAACTAGGCATGCTCCACTCCAAATACCCGCACGCCCGCATCAACCACATAACTTCTAGACCCACGTTCCAGCCATCGGAGGCGCAGAAAGAAGCGGACCTGGCGTCACTCATGGCAGAAGCCCCACGCGTGTTTGATGGAGTCTGTCGGGTAATGGCTGGACCTCCTTGCCACTTTGTGTTGAAAGAAGGAGCAGTCCCCCTGAAAATTCGTGGCTCCCGCCCGATATCGGAACCACTCCGAATACCTTTTCGCGACGAACTGGCGAACCAACTCAAACAAGGAATAATCCGGAAAGTACGACCGGAAGAAGTTACGCCCTGGATACACAGGGTAGTCGTCGTCCCTAAGAAGCAGGGCGGCATTCGCTTCTGCCCCGACTATCGCCCGATCAACAAATTTCTCATTGGCTCGAAGTTCGACAACCCGACGCCTTTCCAATCGGTGCGTTCCATCCCCCAaggaatgaatttttttacggTGGTGGATGCACTAAAGAGCTATCATCAATGCGCGCTCGACGAGGAATCCATGGCGCTCACCACGTTCTCCACGCCGGAGGGCCTCTACCAGTACACACGCCTTCCCATGGGAATATGCCACGCCGGCGATGATTACGGTCGCCGATTTTCCGACATTTTCGGACATATCCCCAACACCGCCCGCTGCATGGAAGACCTGGTAATATATTCGCGCACCTATGAAGAACACGTCGACCTGCTACGTATCCTTTTTAAAACGGCCAACGACAACAATGTATCATTCAACAAGAGAAAAACGGTCTACGCCAAAACAACAGCTATCTTCGCTGGCTACGAAATCTCAGCGAACGGATTCCGGCCCAACCCGGAACTTACACGAGCCATCCGGGAATTCCCCCGGCCGTCCAACGTCACAGACCTGCGTTCGTTTTACGGCCTTTGCCAACAAGTGGGGAATTTCAGCGACAAGATCGCGGCAGCTTTGGCCCCGTTATCTCCACttttaaagaagaatattGCCTGGGAGTGGTCCGCCGATCATGAACAAGCATTCGGCGCCGCCCGCAGTACACTAGCCATCGTTCCAGACCTCGCCTTTTACGACCCGGGCCATCCAACATCCTTAGCAGTCGACGCATCTCTGTTAAACGGCCTTGAATTTATCTTAAAGCAACAAAACGAGTCTGGTACGTGGCACGTCGTGCAAGCTGGCTCCAGATTCCTCCGTCCGCCTGAAACGAGATACGCCATGATAGAGCTGGAATGCCTGGCCACATCTTGGGGCATGAAACAAAGCCGCCAATTCATAGAAGGTCTCCCCAATTTCGACTTGGTTACAGATCACCGCCCCCTAGTGCCGATCCTCAACGACTACGCTTTAGACAAGCTCGACAACCCGCGGCTCCTTCGACTACGTCTTCAGATGGCGCGATACAATTTTACCGCTCGGTGGGTGCCGGGAAACTGCAATATCGAGGCCGACGCTCTCTCGCGTTCACCAATTTCTCCAGGCACACCTGCGGACGAGCTTGGGGAGGGACCCCAAACATTCACGGCCAGGATCGCCATGATCGGGGCCATCGCCGAATCTCCCGCCACAAACATCGACATTACGCTTGAAAAAGTGAAACTAGCAGCCACAGCAGATCCAGTATTAGTGGCGCTGCGCACCACCATACGGGAAGGTTTTCCAAACGAAAAGAGCAATCTGCCTCTCGCCCTTCGCCCGTACTGGGACGCTCGCCACCAACTCGCCATAGACGACGCCGATGACATGCTCGTTTATGGCGCACGCATCGTCCTTCCACGATCCATGGTGAAAGAAACGATCCAGACACTTGTCGGCATGCACCAGGGCGCCTCAAAGATGCGCCAACGAGCCAGGCTATCGCTCTACTGGCCCCATATGGACGTCGATATTGCCCACGCTGCAGCCTCATGCGAAGAATGCGTAAGCCAACTTCCTTCTTTACCGGCGGAATCCCTGCAACACCACGAACCAGCGACTCGGCCGTTTGAATTTCTTCACGCGGATCTCGGCGAGGTAGAAGGCCGGCACTTCCTGGTCATAGTCGACCAGTTCAGTGGTTGGCCGGCCGTCATCATGTTCGCAGACAAAAACACACTCGCCCGGCGTCTCATCAACGCGTTCCGTACATTCTTTACGGACACCGGGGGAGCCCCAGTAAAGATTTATGCTGACAACAGCCCATTTGGAGCAGCCGAACTCCAATCTTTCCTGCGAGACTGGGGCGTATCATTCGGATCTTCCTCCCCCCACTATCACCAATCCAACGGCTGGGCGGAAGCGGCCATAAAATCTATGAAAAAGCTCGTCATCGGCTCCAGAACCGGGGGCCAACCGGATCCGGACAAGCTGGCAAAGGCCATTTTGCTATTCCGAAACGCCCCGCGTTATGGTGGGGCCTCCCCGGCCCAGCTAGTGTTCAACCGGCCCATCCGTGACAGCTTGCCCGCCCACCGACGATCCTTCGCCCCCGAGTGGCAGAGAGCAGCCGACGTTCTGGATCAGCGGATGCATCGCGCATTGGCGCTAACAACATCCCGTTATAACGCCACCGCTCATCATTTAGCCGCGTTCCCGCTTGGCGCTCATGTGCTCGTGCAGCATCACGCGACAAAGCGATGGGACACCCCCGCCGTCGTCGTAGAGGTAGGCGACAACCGCGACTACATCGTCAAAACGGAATCAGGACGCCTATACCGCCGAAACCGCCGCCTACTCCGCCAACGCATGGTGGTCATGCCGGGAACCGCGGTACCGACGAACGTCCCAGCCCAAATCGCCCCAGCTCCAGCCCCGGAGCCAGACATCGAGCAGCACCAGAGACAACAACGTTGGCCCAGGAACTACGGCCCGGCAACTCGACGTTCAGCCAGAACACACAGCGCCCCGCTTCGCTACCCGGTCTAG
- the LOC123466993 gene encoding vicilin-like seed storage protein At2g18540, whose product MSIDPNEARGGNGRRRRAQSAVPSLDPRVDNFVDLIDVDQVGEVSQDDEVSVPSESSAERRAYAEIERMRQQREIERQQRDRERQEETERRRRERQERHQQRDREGRLRREQEADRRSREERRNRDARPRSRSPHRSRPSQTPVVPAPPATRNALPPSPPPSAGTSERSQHPRKVLVSKEDSRNLADWLNKSVTPAELKGFADKYPIEFEKKEFSLAPPRLDDWMTRRLKESAAHKPAEAAEKTWLSVQLKVLDIAGPLVYLHQLTKQGRPLDMEEVSENVKVALELTAAASYDINRRRRRNILNHTDPRSDYLLEDPKSFSSKQTVSSLFGKRFLEAMLKEADQDEKLSRRGPPGPAPKTAAGPVTRSKSGRGGRGQFPFDNDRGGGRGRRGNGKGLRRGSG is encoded by the exons GGCGGGAACGGCAGGCGTAGAAGAGCACAGTCTGCCGTCCCGTCCTTGGACCCGCGCGTTGATAATTTTGTAGATTTAATTGACGTAGATCAAGTTGGTGAAGTTAGTCAAGATGATGAAGTGTCAGTGCCAAGTGAGTCGTCGGCGGAACGCCGAGCCTATGCAGAGATCGAGAGGATGCGGCAGCAACGGGAAATTGAGAGGCAGCAACGTGACAGGGAGAGGCAGGAAGAAACGGAGCGACGTCGACGGGAGAGGCAAGAACGCCACCAGCAGCGGGATCGCGAGGGTCGCCTTCGACGAGAGCAAGAGGCCGATCGTCGGTCGAGGGAAGAACGTCGCAACCGCGATGCACGCCCCAGATCCAGGTCCCCGCACCGCTCCAGACCGTCCCAGACGCCCGTAGTTCCGGCGCCTCCCGCCACGAGAAATGCACTTCCACCGTCGCCGCCGCCGTCAGCCGGGACATCGGAAAGATCTCAGCATCCAAGAAAAGTCCTGGTCTCGAAAGAAGATTCGAGAAACCTCGCCGACTGGCTTAACAAGAGCGTCACGCCAGCCGAACTGAAGGGTTTTGCAGACAAATACCCGATTGAATTCGAGAAGAAAGAATTCAGCCTGGCTCCTCCACGTCTGGACGACTGGATGACCAGGCGACTAAAAGAGTCCGCCGCCCACAAACCAGCCGAGGCGGCAGAGAAAACGTGGCTTTCGGTACAGCTTAAAGTGCTGGACATAGCAGGACCGCTTGTCTATCTCCACCAGCTGACGAAGCAGGGTCGCCCGCTGGACATGGAAGAGGTGTCCGAAAACGTTAAAGTGGCGCTGGAGCTAACAGCCGCAGCGTCCTACGACATCAACCGTAGAAGACGCCGGAACATCCTCAACCATACCGACCCTCGCTCTGACTACTTGCTGGAGGACCCCAAATCCTTTTCAAGCAAGCAAACAGTTTCGTCACTGTTTGGCAAACGCTTCCTCGAAGCCATGTTGAAAGAAGCGGACCAAGACGAAAAACTAAGCCGTCGTGGTCCACCAGGCCCAGCCCCCAAAACAGCTGCAGGACCGGTAACACGATCGAAATCCGGCAGAGGAGGCAGAGGGCAATTTCCATTCGACAACGATCGAGGCGGCGGACGTGGGAGAAG AGGAAATGGGAAAGGTTTGCGACGAGGAAGTGGTTAG